In Bordetella holmesii ATCC 51541, the following proteins share a genomic window:
- the argJ gene encoding glutamate N-acetyltransferase/amino-acid acetyltransferase: protein MAVNLQIPPESEIFPVAGVEIGVTEAGIRKANRRDLTVMRLAPGATVAGVFTRNRFCAAPVQVSKAHLAKASAIRALVINTGNANAGTGEPGLKNAEDTCAELGKLLGVSPDQVLPFSTGVILEPLPMDRLLAGLPKAVAALGPNEWFNAAHGIMTTDTLPKIFSRRVQIGGKTITITGISKGAGMIRPNMATMLSFLATDAGIVQPLLDTLALDLANQSFNRITIDGDTSTNDSFIVVATGQSGLQIDSASDADYAALRQALTEAAADLAQKIVRDAEGATKFMTIRVETAGNTEEALKVAYAVAHSPLVKTAFYASDPNLGRILAAIGYAGIEDLDASKIQLWLDDVLVAKDGGRNPEYREEDGQRIMKQAEILVRIALGRGQTCDTAYTCDFSHEYVSINADYRS from the coding sequence ATGGCCGTTAATCTCCAGATTCCTCCCGAATCCGAAATCTTTCCCGTTGCCGGTGTCGAAATCGGCGTAACCGAAGCCGGCATCCGCAAAGCCAACCGCCGCGATTTGACCGTCATGCGTCTGGCGCCAGGTGCCACCGTGGCGGGCGTTTTCACGCGCAACCGCTTCTGTGCGGCCCCCGTTCAGGTCAGCAAGGCCCATCTGGCCAAGGCCAGCGCCATCCGGGCACTGGTCATCAATACGGGCAATGCCAATGCAGGCACGGGCGAGCCCGGCCTGAAGAACGCCGAGGACACCTGCGCCGAACTGGGCAAACTGCTGGGCGTGTCCCCCGATCAGGTACTGCCGTTTTCGACCGGTGTGATTCTCGAGCCCCTGCCGATGGACCGCCTGCTGGCCGGCCTGCCCAAGGCCGTGGCGGCGCTGGGCCCGAATGAGTGGTTCAACGCCGCCCACGGCATCATGACCACCGATACGCTGCCCAAGATCTTCTCGCGCCGCGTTCAGATCGGCGGCAAAACCATCACCATCACCGGCATCAGCAAGGGCGCCGGCATGATCCGCCCCAATATGGCGACCATGCTCAGCTTTCTGGCTACCGACGCAGGCATTGTCCAGCCGTTGCTGGACACGCTGGCGCTGGATCTGGCCAATCAATCGTTCAATCGCATCACCATCGACGGCGACACCTCCACCAACGACTCGTTCATCGTCGTGGCGACGGGTCAGTCCGGCCTGCAGATCGACTCGGCCAGCGATGCCGATTACGCCGCGCTGCGTCAGGCGCTGACCGAAGCAGCGGCCGATCTGGCCCAGAAAATCGTGCGTGACGCCGAAGGCGCCACCAAGTTCATGACCATCCGCGTCGAAACGGCGGGCAATACCGAAGAGGCCCTCAAGGTCGCCTATGCGGTCGCCCATTCGCCTCTGGTCAAGACGGCCTTCTATGCCTCCGACCCCAACCTGGGCCGGATTCTGGCGGCCATCGGCTACGCCGGCATCGAGGACCTCGACGCCAGCAAGATCCAGCTCTGGCTCGACGATGTGCTGGTCGCCAAGGACGGCGGCCGCAATCCCGAGTACCGGGAGGAAGACGGCCAGCGCATCATGAAGCAAGCCGAAATCCTGGTCCGCATCGCCCTGGGTCGCGGCCAGACCTGCGACACCGCATACACCTGCGATTTCTCGCACGAGTACGTCAGCATCAACGCCGACTATCGCTCCTGA
- a CDS encoding putative membrane protein gives MRSLDARLWLADHRRIGALLMALLAGVGAIFPYQQLSNWVEGQREARAEAARRTVLEQARDLAGVHMPAGTQLRLRTAGQPDSFDQAIFPAPTPVAGIKAAQLVRHFDADGTATSWSIGLAGDASVSGWTCSRGHRVEFRVDHNTPQFASCHLASGNELDAQKLPTGTWLQSTPEGWLLRTDGSEAFRVDGLDLLKTDVRLAPDRRRIGFEGLLAHESARGEMTYPAGTRVTLAGTHVPGAQPGDLLFSPSRGRSARRSGGSDVAAGQSVLQAPDGLVRAVLDNRAAGVLDVASMRVGP, from the coding sequence GTGCGCAGTCTCGACGCACGCCTCTGGCTGGCTGACCACCGCCGGATCGGCGCGCTGCTCATGGCACTGTTGGCCGGCGTCGGCGCCATCTTCCCGTATCAACAGCTCAGCAACTGGGTCGAGGGACAACGCGAGGCGCGGGCCGAGGCAGCACGCCGCACCGTCCTGGAGCAGGCGCGTGATCTGGCCGGCGTGCACATGCCGGCCGGCACTCAATTGCGCCTGCGTACGGCCGGCCAGCCAGACAGCTTCGATCAGGCCATTTTCCCGGCGCCGACTCCGGTAGCCGGAATCAAGGCAGCGCAACTCGTACGGCACTTCGATGCCGATGGCACGGCCACATCCTGGTCAATCGGGTTGGCCGGCGACGCGTCAGTTTCAGGCTGGACATGCAGCCGCGGCCACCGGGTTGAATTTCGCGTCGACCACAACACCCCGCAATTTGCCAGTTGCCATCTGGCCTCCGGCAATGAGCTCGACGCCCAGAAGCTGCCGACTGGCACCTGGCTGCAGTCCACCCCCGAAGGCTGGCTGTTGCGCACTGATGGCAGCGAAGCGTTCCGCGTGGACGGTTTGGATCTGCTCAAGACCGATGTCCGCCTGGCCCCGGATCGTCGCCGCATTGGATTCGAAGGCCTGCTGGCCCATGAATCCGCGCGGGGTGAGATGACCTACCCCGCGGGCACCCGCGTCACGCTGGCCGGCACCCACGTCCCCGGCGCCCAACCCGGCGACCTGCTGTTTTCGCCATCGCGCGGACGCAGTGCGCGCCGCAGCGGCGGCAGCGACGTGGCCGCGGGCCAGTCGGTGCTGCAAGCCCCGGATGGCCTGGTGCGGGCGGTGCTGGACAATCGCGCCGCAGGCGTGCTGGATGTCGCCAGCATGCGCGTAGGCCCCTGA
- a CDS encoding marR family protein, whose protein sequence is MTDTPDLESRAAPQDHHALRLWLRMLTCCNLIESEIRSRLRNEFDTTLPRFDLMAQLQRAPKGMKMGELSRHMMVTNGNITGITDQLEKEGLVVRTKVETDRRSSLLKLTPQGKRVFARMARAHENWVKTMFGDLPEGSRDALYKALGELKLQVVARQGQQ, encoded by the coding sequence ATGACAGATACGCCCGATCTGGAAAGCCGCGCCGCGCCGCAAGACCATCATGCCCTGCGGTTGTGGCTGCGCATGCTGACTTGCTGCAACCTGATCGAATCGGAGATCCGTAGCCGCCTGCGCAACGAGTTCGACACCACGCTGCCGCGCTTTGACCTGATGGCACAGTTGCAGCGCGCGCCCAAGGGCATGAAGATGGGCGAACTGTCACGCCACATGATGGTGACCAACGGCAACATCACCGGCATCACCGATCAGCTCGAAAAGGAAGGCTTGGTAGTGCGCACCAAGGTCGAGACGGACCGGCGCAGCTCCCTGCTCAAACTCACTCCGCAAGGCAAACGGGTGTTCGCCCGTATGGCCCGTGCGCACGAGAACTGGGTCAAGACCATGTTTGGCGACCTGCCCGAAGGCAGCCGCGATGCCCTGTACAAGGCACTGGGCGAACTCAAACTTCAGGTCGTGGCGCGGCAGGGGCAACAATAG
- a CDS encoding alpha/beta hydrolase fold family protein, translated as MNMLYRNYDRSALDVQYNARATVPDIQAILKQYTDESRQARHALHCLADISYGPHPDERLDIFPAAQSDAPVFFFIHGGYWRALSKDDSCNMAPTFTAAGATVVVLNYSLAPSVTLDRIVDQTRRALTWVYTHIAQYGGDPRRIHICGSSAGGHLVGMLLAAGWQNAHGLPDDAIHGACALSGLYDLRPLIHTHINAWMHMSQADAERNSPALLPLTVRGCPLIVAYGESETDEFKRQSRNYLSQWQAAGYPAHYVDVPDSNHFDLVLKLNDAQAPHTRAVLEQMGLRA; from the coding sequence ATGAACATGCTCTACCGTAACTACGACCGCAGTGCACTGGACGTGCAATACAACGCACGCGCGACAGTACCCGACATCCAGGCGATACTCAAGCAGTACACCGACGAAAGCCGCCAAGCCAGGCATGCCCTGCACTGCCTGGCAGACATTTCTTACGGACCTCATCCCGACGAGCGGCTCGACATCTTCCCAGCCGCGCAATCAGACGCTCCGGTGTTCTTCTTCATCCATGGTGGATACTGGCGCGCGCTATCCAAGGATGACTCCTGCAATATGGCGCCAACCTTCACCGCCGCAGGAGCCACCGTCGTGGTCCTGAACTATTCGTTGGCGCCCAGCGTCACGCTGGATCGCATCGTGGATCAGACGCGGCGCGCACTGACCTGGGTGTACACCCATATCGCGCAGTATGGCGGCGACCCGCGGCGCATACATATCTGCGGCAGTTCTGCCGGCGGCCATCTGGTCGGTATGCTGCTGGCGGCTGGCTGGCAGAACGCTCATGGGCTGCCCGACGACGCCATACACGGCGCCTGCGCCTTGTCCGGCCTGTACGATTTGCGGCCCCTGATCCACACCCATATCAATGCCTGGATGCACATGAGCCAGGCCGACGCCGAACGCAACAGTCCCGCGCTCTTGCCGCTGACCGTGCGTGGCTGCCCCCTGATCGTCGCTTACGGCGAATCCGAAACCGATGAATTCAAACGCCAGAGCCGCAACTATCTCTCACAATGGCAAGCTGCCGGCTATCCCGCGCACTACGTCGACGTGCCCGATAGCAATCACTTCGACCTGGTGCTCAAGCTCAACGACGCGCAAGCGCCTCACACCCGCGCCGTGCTTGAGCAGATGGGTCTGCGTGCATAG